Within the Streptomyces sp. R41 genome, the region ACGCATACCGCTTCTCCGTCTCCTGGCCCCGCGTGAACTCCCCCGGCGGTCTCGACTTCTACGACCGCCTGGTCGACGAGCTGTGCACCGCGGGCGTACGCCCCGTGCCGACCCTCTTCCACTGGGACCTGCCGCTGGAGCTGGACTGGCTGAACCGGGACACGGCGGAGCGCTTCGCCGAGTACGCCGGTGTCGTCGCCGCACGCCTCGGCGACCGCGTGAAGAAGTGGATCACTCTCAACGAGCCCGCCGAGCACACCCTGCTCGGCCACGCGCTCGGCGCGCACGCCCCCGGCAAGCAGCTCCTGTTCGACGCCCTGCCGGTGGCCCACCACCAGCTCCTCGCCCACGGCCTCGGCGTACGGGCCCTGCGCGCGGCAGGAGCCACGGACATCGGGATCGCCAACTCCCACGGGCCCACCTGGGCGGCATCGCGCCGGACCGAGGACGTGGAAGCCGCCGACTTCTACGACATCCTCCTCAACCGCCTGTTCGCGGACCCGCTGCTGCTCGGCCAATATCCCGAGGGCATCGGGGAGTTGATGCCGGGAGACGTCGAGTCGGACCTGAAGATCATCGCGGAGCCGCTGGACTGGTACGGGATCAACTACTACCAGCCGACCAAGGTGGGCGCGCCCGAGGGCGAGGAGATCGAGTTCAGCGGACTGACACTGCCCGCCGAACTTCCCTTCTCCGTACGCGAACTGGAGGGTTACCCGGTCACCGACTTCGGCTGGCCGGTCGTACCGGAGGCGCTGACCGAGCTGCTCGTCGGCTTCCACGAGCGCTACGGGGACCGGCTCCCGCCCGTGGTCATCACCGAGAACGGCTGCTCGTACGAAGGCATCGACGACCAGGAACGGATCACCTTCCTGGACGGTCATGTCCGGGCGCTGCACCGGGCGTTGGAGCAGGGCGTGGACGTACGCGGCTACTTCGTCTGGTCGCTGATGGACAACTTCGAGTGGGCGGAGGGGTACGCGCGCCGCTTCGGTCTCGTCCACGTCGACTACGACACGCTGGAGCGGACTCCCAAGGCGTCGTACGCGTGGCTGCGGGACGCCCTGCGGGCGCGGAGATGACCACCGAGGACCCCGTACGGGTGGCTGCTCTCACCGAGCCCGTCGAGCGGGTCGGCCGGGGCTGGACCTCCGCGCTCTCGCTCGCCAACGGGGCGATCTGGGTGGGCTGGTACGGCCCCCTGCAGATCCTCCTCGCCTCCCAGGCCGAGGACTTCGCGCCCGGTACCGGCATGTCGAAGGAGACGATGCTGGCGTGGGTCACGGGCGCGGGCGCGGTCGTCTCGCTGGTCGCCAACCCGCTCTTCGGCGCGCTGTCCGACCGCACGACCGCGCGCTGGGGCCGCCGTACACCGTGGATCGTGGCGGGAGCGGCCGGGGGCGCGCTGTCCCTGCTGCTCCTGGCGGGCGCGGGCGGCGTGTGGACGATGGCGGCCGGCTGGTGTCTGGTCCAGCTGACGCTGAACGCCGCCTTCGCGGCGGTCACGGCGGCCGTGCCCGACCGGGTGCCGCGGCTCCAGCGGGGTTCCGTGGGCGGCTGGCTGGGCGCGGCGCAGATCCTGGGCGTGGTCGGCGGGACGGGCCTGGCGACGGTGGCGGGGGGTGTGGGCGGCGGATACGCGGCCTGCGCGGTGTTCACGCTCGTGGGCGTCCTGCCGTACGTACTGCGCCACCAGGACCTGCGCCTGCCCGCCTCGGCCCGCCCCGCCTGGTCCTGGCGCTCCTTCCTGGCCTCCTTCTGGCTTAGCCCGCGCCGCTACCCGGACCTCGCCTGGGCCTGGCTGACCCGCTTCCTGATCAACCTGAGCAACGCCCTCGTACTCCTCTACCTGCTCTATTACCTGAGGGACCGGCTGCACTACGACGACCCCGAGAACGGCGTGCTGATCCTGACCGCGGTGAACGGTGTCACGCTGCTCGCCACGGTCGTGGTGGGCGGGGTGTGGTCGGACCGGTTGGGCCGCCGCAAGCCGTTCGTGATCTGGTCGGGCATCCTGATGGCGGTGGCCACGGCGGCCCTCTCCGGCTGGCAGACCTGGCCGGGCGCGATCGTCGCGGCGGCCGTCCTGGGCATCGGCTTCGGCGTCTTCACCTCGGTCGACTTCGCCCTGATGACGGACGTCCTGCCCAAGGCTCTGGACCGCGGCAAGGACCTCGGCGTCATCAACATCGCCAACGCCCTGCCCCAGGTCGCCGCACCCGCGCTGGCCGCGCCGATCGTGACGTATCTGGGCGGCTATCGAGTGCTGTACCTGGTGGCGGCGGTGATCGGGCTGGCGGGTGCGGTGCTGGTGGGGCGGATCAAGGGCGTGGACTGAGCGGCTACCTGCCGGCTGAGCGGGCGACTGCCGGCTGAGCAGCTACCTGCTTACAGCGCGCCCGCGTCCTGGGCTGTCCAGACCGACGGGTACAGCGGGCGGTAGCCCAATTCCCGGCGGATTCGGGCCGTGGACACGATCCCGAACCAGGGATCGGGGTCCGTGCGCTCGTACAGCGCCGACGGGATGTCGACACCGTTGAGCTGGTGCAGGTCGACGGTGGTGACGGGGGCGTCGTCCGCGATGTTGTAGATGGCGCCCGCCGCGCCCGGGGCGTACAGCAGGCGGCACAAGCCCTGCGCGACATCCGCGTGGTGGACCAGCTGGAGGCGCTGGGTGGCGGCCCAGTGCGCGGCCCAGCGCATCGACGCGGCGAGATGCGGGTCGCCTTCGCCGTAGACGAAGGCGAGACGCCCGATCCGTACATCCATGCCTCCCTCCAGGGTGAGAAGGCCCCGCTCCGCCTCCCCCTTCGACTCCGGGTACGCGCCCCACATCTCGCCGCCGGGTACGGTCGGGTCCTCCTCGGTGAGGGGGCGGCCGCGGCCCGTTCCGTAGACGAGGTTCGTGCTGACCTGCACGAAGCGGCGTACGCCGGAGGTCACGGCCGCGCGGCCCAGCTCCAGCGCGGCGTCGCGGTTGACCGCCCAGGCCTCCTCGTCGGGTACGCCGCGGAAGGCGGCCGCGATGTTCACCACCGCGTCGGCGCCCGCGAGGGCCTTGCCGAGCGCCTCCGCGTCCCGCAGATCACCGACCGCGACCTGGGCGCCGAGGTCGGCGAGGGCGGCCGCCTTCGCCTCGTCGCGGACCAGGACCCGTACCTGGTCACCCCGGGGCGTCTGCTGCAGCAGCCGCGGTACGAAGCGGCGGCCGACCTCACCGGTGGTTCCTGTCACCAACGTCAACATGATGGGTTCCTCTCGTCGGCCTTCAGCGTCTCCCCGCGCCCACGGCAGCGGGAGAGACCCGCTGATCCGGGGACTGGCAGTGCCTGGATAAGACGGGCGGGTTCGGTCAGGCTGGAGAGGTGAACCGAGCCGAACTCGCCGACTTCCTGCGCCGCAGCCGCGCCCGGCTGGAGCCTTCCGACGTGGGCCTCACGGCCGGGGCCCGACGCCGTACGCCGGGCCTGCGCCGCGAGGAGGTGGCGGCGCTGGCGGGCATGTCCGTGGACTACTACACCCGGCTCGAACAGTCGCGGGGGCCACGCCCGTCCCGTCAGATGCTGGGCGCGCTGGCGCGGGCGCTGCGCCTCACCGGCGACGAACGGGACCACCTCTTCCACCTGGTGGGCGAGGAACCGCCGCGCGCCGAGAGCGCCTCGGCGCATGTCCGCCCCGGTCTGCTGCTGATCCTCGACCGGCTGCACGACGCGCCCGCGCAGGTGATGACCGACTACGGTGATGTGCTCGCGCAGAATGCGATGGCGGCGGCGCTGGTGGGCGAGGCGGATGCCGACCGCAATGTCGTACGGCGCTTCTTCACCGAGCCGCGGGCCCGTGCCCTCTTCCCGCCCGAGGACCGCGCCGAGCACGCGCGCTCTCATGTCGCGAACCTGCGCGCGGTCACGGCGGCCCGCCCGGATGACC harbors:
- a CDS encoding GH1 family beta-glucosidase, yielding MIARMATNPLPQFPPGFLWGVSTSAHQIEGAAAERAPSVWDAFTAEPGRIKDGSTATVACDHYHRYREDVALLAGLGVDAYRFSVSWPRVNSPGGLDFYDRLVDELCTAGVRPVPTLFHWDLPLELDWLNRDTAERFAEYAGVVAARLGDRVKKWITLNEPAEHTLLGHALGAHAPGKQLLFDALPVAHHQLLAHGLGVRALRAAGATDIGIANSHGPTWAASRRTEDVEAADFYDILLNRLFADPLLLGQYPEGIGELMPGDVESDLKIIAEPLDWYGINYYQPTKVGAPEGEEIEFSGLTLPAELPFSVRELEGYPVTDFGWPVVPEALTELLVGFHERYGDRLPPVVITENGCSYEGIDDQERITFLDGHVRALHRALEQGVDVRGYFVWSLMDNFEWAEGYARRFGLVHVDYDTLERTPKASYAWLRDALRARR
- a CDS encoding MFS transporter, whose translation is MTTEDPVRVAALTEPVERVGRGWTSALSLANGAIWVGWYGPLQILLASQAEDFAPGTGMSKETMLAWVTGAGAVVSLVANPLFGALSDRTTARWGRRTPWIVAGAAGGALSLLLLAGAGGVWTMAAGWCLVQLTLNAAFAAVTAAVPDRVPRLQRGSVGGWLGAAQILGVVGGTGLATVAGGVGGGYAACAVFTLVGVLPYVLRHQDLRLPASARPAWSWRSFLASFWLSPRRYPDLAWAWLTRFLINLSNALVLLYLLYYLRDRLHYDDPENGVLILTAVNGVTLLATVVVGGVWSDRLGRRKPFVIWSGILMAVATAALSGWQTWPGAIVAAAVLGIGFGVFTSVDFALMTDVLPKALDRGKDLGVINIANALPQVAAPALAAPIVTYLGGYRVLYLVAAVIGLAGAVLVGRIKGVD
- a CDS encoding NAD-dependent epimerase/dehydratase family protein; this translates as MLTLVTGTTGEVGRRFVPRLLQQTPRGDQVRVLVRDEAKAAALADLGAQVAVGDLRDAEALGKALAGADAVVNIAAAFRGVPDEEAWAVNRDAALELGRAAVTSGVRRFVQVSTNLVYGTGRGRPLTEEDPTVPGGEMWGAYPESKGEAERGLLTLEGGMDVRIGRLAFVYGEGDPHLAASMRWAAHWAATQRLQLVHHADVAQGLCRLLYAPGAAGAIYNIADDAPVTTVDLHQLNGVDIPSALYERTDPDPWFGIVSTARIRRELGYRPLYPSVWTAQDAGAL
- a CDS encoding helix-turn-helix transcriptional regulator, which codes for MNRAELADFLRRSRARLEPSDVGLTAGARRRTPGLRREEVAALAGMSVDYYTRLEQSRGPRPSRQMLGALARALRLTGDERDHLFHLVGEEPPRAESASAHVRPGLLLILDRLHDAPAQVMTDYGDVLAQNAMAAALVGEADADRNVVRRFFTEPRARALFPPEDRAEHARSHVANLRAVTAARPDDPAPARLVAELRSVSEEFAGLWESHEVAVRRASTKRFLHPTVGLLDLDCEILLSSGDNQLLIVHTARPGTESHERLQLLRVVGLQDMSPTAGRS